A genome region from Chryseobacterium sp. G0186 includes the following:
- a CDS encoding NAD(P)H-binding protein, with protein MKTKVLVLGAGGAIAHHVISFLQKNENIELTLFARNSEHLDNFKSTASIIEGDVLSKEDINNVIKGQDIVYANLSGAVDQMAKIIIEAMYVNGVNRLIFVTALGIYNEVAGKFGEWNNRMIGSELVRYRKAADAIEKSTLNYTIVRPSWLTDKDETDYETTQKGEKFTGTEVARKAVGAYIVSVIEEPSKDAKASVGVQKPGSEGDKPAFY; from the coding sequence ATGAAAACAAAAGTTTTAGTGTTAGGCGCTGGAGGAGCTATTGCACATCATGTTATATCATTTCTTCAGAAAAATGAAAATATAGAGCTGACTTTATTTGCAAGAAACAGTGAACACCTGGACAATTTTAAATCAACAGCGAGCATTATCGAAGGGGATGTATTGAGCAAAGAAGATATAAACAATGTTATTAAAGGACAAGATATTGTTTATGCCAATCTTTCCGGAGCAGTTGATCAAATGGCGAAAATAATTATAGAGGCAATGTATGTTAATGGAGTCAATAGGTTGATTTTCGTAACTGCTTTGGGTATTTACAATGAAGTTGCCGGAAAATTTGGGGAGTGGAACAACCGCATGATAGGTTCTGAATTAGTAAGATACCGAAAAGCGGCTGATGCTATTGAAAAATCAACACTTAACTATACTATAGTACGCCCATCTTGGTTGACTGATAAGGATGAAACAGATTATGAAACAACACAAAAAGGCGAAAAGTTTACCGGAACAGAAGTCGCAAGAAAAGCCGTTGGAGCATATATCGTTTCTGTTATAGAAGAGCCATCAAAAGATGCGAAAGCAAGCGTAGGTGTACAAAAACCGGGTTCCGAAGGTGACAAACCTGCTTTTTATTAA